ATAAACGATGCATATGCAGTACAGACCGGCTCTATAGAAGGAGAAGGTTTATTGCTAAGGTGGGGCAAGGACAAGGAGGCCGTGTACGAGCGACGGAACAGGTTGAGGGCGGTTCAAAGGGAGAAGGAGGAAAAATTCCCCTCCCGGCTTGACTTCGATGTTGAAAACCTGCCTAGGTTCCTGGAGGATAGCTACGACACCCTGCTTTGGGATGTGTTGGGCGAGAAGTGTCTGGCCTGTGGTTCCTGCACTTTAGCCTGTCCGACCTGCTATTGCTTCAATGTCTTCGACGAAATGCACTTGAATTTGCGTGAAGGTGAGCGAAAGCGGCAATGGGACTCCTGCCAGCTGGAGGATTTTGCCAAGGTGGCCACGGGGGAAAATTTCCGGGATAGGAGGGCCGATCGGCAAAGACATCGCTTCTTCCGTAAGGGCAAGTATCTTAAGGAGAGGTACGGCAAGTTCGCCTGTGTCGGTTGTGGCCGCTGTGCCCGTGCTTGTTTAGTGAAGATTAACCCCATCGAGGTTTATAATCAGCTCAAGGGAGGCGAGCGATGACGCTTGAT
The Chloroflexota bacterium DNA segment above includes these coding regions:
- a CDS encoding 4Fe-4S dicluster domain-containing protein; its protein translation is INDAYAVQTGSIEGEGLLLRWGKDKEAVYERRNRLRAVQREKEEKFPSRLDFDVENLPRFLEDSYDTLLWDVLGEKCLACGSCTLACPTCYCFNVFDEMHLNLREGERKRQWDSCQLEDFAKVATGENFRDRRADRQRHRFFRKGKYLKERYGKFACVGCGRCARACLVKINPIEVYNQLKGGER